One Paenibacillus sp. FSL W8-0186 genomic window carries:
- the rfbC gene encoding dTDP-4-dehydrorhamnose 3,5-epimerase, which produces MKLTPLRLEGASLLEPVVHGDHRGFFMESYNEQVMKQLGVNHQFIQDNQSLSAEPGVLRGLHYQLNPKAQTKLIRVLTGAIYDVILDIRRSSPTFGQWIGVILSEHNKRQLLVPKGFAHGFCTLVPNTQVFYKVDEYYSPEHDRGILWNDPALNIDWPVGEPLLSGKDRNHPTFADAEMNFD; this is translated from the coding sequence ATGAAATTAACTCCTTTAAGGTTAGAAGGCGCCAGCCTGCTAGAACCGGTGGTACATGGCGATCACCGGGGTTTTTTTATGGAGAGTTACAATGAACAGGTTATGAAGCAGCTTGGAGTCAATCATCAATTCATCCAAGATAACCAATCGCTATCTGCAGAGCCTGGTGTTTTGCGCGGACTGCATTACCAGTTGAACCCTAAAGCACAAACCAAGCTGATCCGGGTGCTCACGGGGGCAATCTATGATGTAATTCTGGATATTCGTCGCAGCTCCCCTACTTTTGGACAATGGATCGGAGTCATACTCAGCGAGCATAATAAGCGTCAACTTTTAGTACCTAAAGGATTTGCCCATGGATTCTGTACCTTGGTGCCAAATACGCAAGTCTTTTATAAAGTGGACGAATATTATTCCCCGGAACATGACCGCGGCATATTATGGAATGATCCGGCTTTGAACATTGACTGGCCGGTTGGCGAACCATTGCTATCCGGTAAAGATCGGAATCACCCGACATTTGCGGATGCAGAAATGAACTTTGACTAG
- a CDS encoding SMR family transporter, translating into MRMRVNFDYFYLVLSILFQSISSILMKFASMNLTSGNIFLLISNVYYLAALVCLVLQAVFWQLTLKKVELSIAYPLTALNTVFILTFSYIIFKEQISFYNILGVIIIMIGVAIQNLKWASK; encoded by the coding sequence ATGAGAATGCGTGTGAATTTTGATTATTTTTATTTGGTCTTAAGTATTCTATTCCAATCAATCTCATCTATACTGATGAAGTTTGCTTCTATGAATTTGACGAGTGGTAATATATTTTTATTAATTAGTAATGTATATTACTTGGCTGCATTAGTTTGTCTTGTATTGCAGGCTGTTTTCTGGCAATTGACACTTAAGAAAGTAGAACTTTCAATTGCCTATCCACTGACTGCTCTGAACACTGTGTTTATACTTACTTTCAGTTATATTATTTTTAAGGAACAAATTTCTTTTTATAATATTCTTGGGGTGATTATAATTATGATAGGGGTTGCTATACAAAACTTAAAGTGGGCATCTAAATGA
- a CDS encoding glycosyltransferase family 2 protein, with translation MKISVVTTMYNSSIYLQEFYSRIKRSIEELEFSYEIIMVSDGSPDNSLEVAKNIQKQDSHVMVIELSKNFGHHKAILTGLSFATGDLVFLIDCDLEEEPELLGQFYSIWENNERKYDVIFGVQENRSGTFYKRIAGSLFYKLFNYLSDVHISENICTVRLMTKGYVDSLLRFKDKNVFLAALFEKTGFEQMPVIINKTYKGSSSYNLFKKIALMTEAITSFSSKPLSLIMITGLTFSSVSFVYAIYLIFRKVLNSSVIGGWTSLMVSVWFLSGLILFSLGTLGIYITKIYNETKDRPITIVKAIYGLQNGEKLNE, from the coding sequence GTGAAAATCTCTGTAGTTACAACTATGTATAATTCGTCTATTTATCTTCAAGAGTTTTACAGCAGAATAAAGAGAAGCATAGAGGAATTAGAATTTTCATATGAAATAATTATGGTTAGTGACGGGTCTCCTGACAATTCGTTGGAAGTAGCCAAAAATATTCAAAAACAGGATTCTCATGTAATGGTTATAGAATTATCAAAAAATTTCGGTCATCATAAAGCTATTTTAACCGGATTATCATTTGCTACTGGGGATTTAGTTTTTCTAATAGATTGTGATTTAGAAGAAGAACCTGAACTACTAGGTCAATTTTATTCAATATGGGAAAATAATGAAAGAAAATATGATGTTATTTTTGGTGTCCAAGAAAACAGAAGCGGTACTTTTTATAAAAGAATCGCAGGCTCGTTATTTTATAAGTTATTTAATTATTTATCAGATGTACATATATCTGAAAATATATGCACTGTACGATTAATGACAAAAGGGTATGTTGATAGTTTACTAAGATTTAAGGATAAAAATGTTTTTTTGGCGGCGTTATTTGAAAAGACAGGTTTTGAGCAAATGCCTGTAATTATTAATAAAACTTATAAAGGAAGCTCGTCATATAATTTATTTAAAAAAATTGCTTTAATGACTGAAGCAATAACTTCTTTTAGTAGTAAGCCTCTTAGTTTAATTATGATTACCGGGCTAACCTTTTCTTCGGTTTCATTTGTGTATGCAATATATCTCATTTTCCGAAAAGTACTAAATTCATCAGTTATAGGTGGATGGACAAGTCTGATGGTTTCGGTATGGTTTCTAAGTGGGCTCATTTTGTTTTCTTTGGGAACATTAGGTATTTATATTACAAAAATTTATAATGAAACAAAGGATCGGCCAATTACCATTGTAAAAGCAATTTATGGTCTTCAGAATGGGGAAAAGCTGAATGAGTAA
- a CDS encoding sugar phosphate nucleotidyltransferase: protein MKGIILAGGTGSRLYPLTKVTNKHLLPVGKYPMIFHAVHKLKQAEITDILIVTGKDHMGDVVNLLGSGHEMGVTFTYKVQDEAGGIAQALDLAEQFVGDDQMVVILGDNVFADDISPFVANFRQQQAGAKILIQQVSDPTRFGVPELDGDRIISIEEKPKQPKSNYAVTGIYMFDHKVFDIIKTLKPSARGELEITDVNNAYIERGELTFDTLQGWWTDAGTHASLARAHDLAQDIVFGEEFGKLKL, encoded by the coding sequence ATGAAAGGCATAATTCTAGCAGGCGGTACAGGCTCCCGCTTATATCCATTAACTAAAGTAACGAACAAACACCTTTTACCTGTAGGTAAATACCCTATGATTTTTCATGCGGTACATAAATTAAAACAAGCAGAAATCACTGATATCTTGATTGTTACCGGTAAAGACCATATGGGCGACGTCGTTAACTTGCTCGGAAGCGGTCATGAGATGGGCGTCACATTCACTTACAAGGTTCAAGACGAAGCTGGGGGGATTGCCCAAGCGCTTGATTTGGCTGAACAATTTGTTGGTGATGATCAAATGGTGGTTATTTTGGGCGATAACGTGTTTGCAGATGATATTTCACCATTTGTAGCTAATTTCCGGCAGCAGCAGGCCGGTGCAAAAATTCTGATTCAGCAGGTATCTGATCCAACCCGATTCGGTGTCCCTGAATTGGACGGCGATCGAATCATATCAATTGAGGAGAAGCCTAAGCAACCTAAATCGAATTACGCCGTTACCGGCATATATATGTTTGATCATAAGGTATTTGATATAATTAAGACGCTGAAGCCATCTGCTCGAGGCGAATTGGAAATCACAGACGTCAATAATGCATATATTGAACGAGGCGAGCTTACTTTTGACACTTTGCAAGGCTGGTGGACAGATGCTGGAACCCATGCATCCTTAGCCCGGGCCCATGATTTGGCGCAAGATATCGTGTTTGGCGAAGAGTTTGGTAAACTTAAGTTGTAG
- the rffA gene encoding dTDP-4-amino-4,6-dideoxygalactose transaminase: MILFNVPTTTGNESIYINEAIKEGHLSGDGKFTKLCNGWFEDKFDVQKSLLTTSCTHALEMSAILADIKEGDEVIMPSYTFVSTANAFVLRGARIVFVDIRPDTMNIDESLIEEAITSKTKAIVPVHYAGVACDMDKILEIANKHNIVVIEDAAQGVMSQYKGRYLGTIGHIGCYSFHETKNYNSGEGGAILVNHESYVERAEIIREKGTNRSRFFRGQVDKYTWVDLGSSYLPSEINAAFLYAQLEQAEEINNNRMQSWNRYHIGLADLEKRGYVQLPTIPNECSHNAHMYYLKCRSLDERTRLIQFLKERGVQSVFHYIPLHSSNAGKQFGRFNGKDNYTTIESEKLLRLPLYYNFANDDLDKVVDSIYKFYI; encoded by the coding sequence ATGATTCTATTTAATGTCCCCACTACAACAGGTAATGAATCGATATATATAAATGAGGCTATTAAAGAGGGGCATCTCTCGGGAGATGGAAAATTCACAAAATTATGCAACGGCTGGTTTGAAGATAAATTCGATGTTCAAAAATCCTTGTTAACAACATCCTGTACTCACGCACTAGAAATGTCAGCAATTTTAGCTGATATTAAGGAAGGCGATGAGGTTATTATGCCCTCTTATACATTCGTCTCTACCGCTAATGCCTTTGTATTGAGGGGAGCAAGAATTGTATTTGTGGATATTCGGCCTGATACAATGAATATTGATGAATCATTAATTGAAGAGGCGATAACTTCAAAAACCAAGGCAATCGTACCGGTACACTATGCTGGTGTTGCATGCGATATGGATAAAATCCTTGAGATAGCGAACAAGCATAACATAGTTGTCATTGAGGATGCTGCTCAAGGTGTCATGAGTCAATATAAGGGGCGCTATCTAGGAACGATAGGCCATATAGGTTGTTATAGTTTTCATGAAACTAAAAATTATAATTCTGGAGAAGGTGGAGCTATACTAGTAAATCATGAAAGTTATGTTGAAAGGGCTGAAATAATTCGCGAGAAAGGGACGAATAGATCAAGATTTTTTAGAGGACAGGTAGATAAGTATACATGGGTTGACCTTGGCTCGTCTTACTTACCTAGTGAAATCAATGCAGCTTTTCTATACGCTCAGTTGGAGCAAGCGGAGGAAATTAACAATAATCGTATGCAAAGTTGGAATAGGTACCACATTGGTTTGGCCGACTTAGAAAAGAGAGGGTATGTTCAACTACCAACTATTCCAAATGAGTGTTCCCATAACGCTCATATGTATTATTTGAAGTGCCGTTCTCTAGACGAAAGAACGAGATTAATACAGTTTCTAAAAGAACGAGGAGTTCAATCAGTTTTTCACTATATTCCTTTGCATTCTTCTAATGCCGGAAAACAATTTGGTAGGTTCAACGGTAAAGATAATTATACTACCATTGAGAGTGAAAAACTATTAAGGCTTCCTTTATATTATAATTTTGCTAATGATGATCTTGATAAGGTTGTAGATAGTATATATAAATTCTACATTTAA
- a CDS encoding YfhO family protein yields MRRLLKFNKLDKHVLILVSCLFSISLIVYKNFIFGEELYIYSDIGSDTQNSYWPYLSYISEMLWSGDISFWSNSFGTGNNIFSLSLLLFDPFNWILFLFGKTNLPLLLPYIAALKNIAAGYLFYKYLKTINISNRSSLVISLIYGFNGYIVLWGQHYQFATLMVILPLVLYGFERFLQQGKKRYFIVSIACLSMYSYYFLYMFSIYLFIYAIFRYLELNQFSFSHILKTLVKSLILYLCGVFLSAAALFPALYVVLSSPRISTAFPPIFSFANIIEYTTMIFRLMSNDLLGTASTFVGYHNYYESPILYSGILCLVVIPCFFIYSTKKSKIIYSVFSGVLLLFLISPFFSYMFNFFSIKSYRWTFVIILYICFLAARALDLIFEKNGCKMRFPYYLFFIFGGLFTILCCLKYFDWSIGVVKQLIFLFTVTSGLFVCYFFILRLSLRDKRKVLPIIGILVLALTELSSFAYLSVNLNRVLLKKEVLTQKQGYNDYTTEAITYINDTDATAYRVDKTYDSIFLNDPVMQGYAGVKGYNSLNHPSYIDFLKTLEVPFKRRDHLNYLTGLDSRRELYALLSVKYILDKENVISDESNLIYKTGDVSIWENNYYLPFGFTYDTVIDYEDFVKFPSYEKDVILMNSFVMNKEQEEFSYFNKVNYKGLSNKTINLFEKVSKIANAKQVNSNNSEGISLKVENTDPQIVVTMDKMLSPRTSSIILSIDSPSDTELQIFWAEQLQFKEINSKKLNIKRGEGTYKVDLGNISFDSLRIDPTNEKKDVVLKKAELSYIEYDIDEFIEQSKKLSEEVLQVDKFTNDSIRGSIHVTKEKMLFLSIPYDEGWKAKVNGINVPIRKINIGFLGIPLEAGYYTIELTYDPPLFKIGLYTSMITLILLLMYFFYSRMKKML; encoded by the coding sequence TTGAGAAGGTTGCTTAAGTTCAATAAGCTAGATAAGCATGTTTTGATTTTAGTAAGTTGTTTATTTTCTATAAGCTTGATAGTATACAAAAATTTCATTTTTGGTGAGGAGCTATATATTTACTCCGATATCGGAAGTGATACTCAAAATTCATATTGGCCTTATTTATCTTATATTTCAGAAATGCTGTGGTCTGGAGATATTTCATTTTGGTCAAATAGTTTTGGGACAGGGAATAATATATTTTCCTTAAGCTTACTTCTATTTGACCCTTTTAACTGGATATTATTTTTATTTGGGAAAACAAATTTGCCGTTATTATTGCCGTATATTGCAGCTCTTAAAAATATTGCAGCAGGGTATCTGTTTTATAAGTATCTAAAAACTATAAATATCTCAAATAGATCTTCTTTGGTTATTTCCCTGATTTATGGGTTTAATGGTTATATTGTTTTATGGGGGCAGCATTATCAATTTGCCACCTTGATGGTTATACTTCCTTTAGTTCTATATGGTTTTGAGAGATTTTTGCAACAAGGTAAGAAAAGATACTTTATTGTGAGTATTGCTTGCTTATCAATGTATAGCTATTATTTTTTGTATATGTTTTCTATTTACCTATTTATTTATGCGATTTTTAGATATTTAGAGCTAAACCAATTCTCCTTTAGCCATATTCTTAAGACTCTTGTAAAATCACTAATCTTATATCTTTGCGGCGTTTTCCTAAGTGCTGCTGCGTTATTTCCGGCACTATATGTTGTTTTGAGTAGTCCTAGAATTAGTACTGCGTTTCCTCCTATATTTAGTTTTGCCAATATAATTGAATATACAACAATGATCTTTAGATTGATGTCGAATGATTTATTAGGAACGGCTTCTACATTCGTAGGCTATCATAATTATTATGAGAGTCCAATCCTATACAGCGGAATTCTTTGCCTAGTGGTTATTCCATGCTTTTTTATTTATTCTACTAAAAAAAGCAAAATAATATATTCAGTATTTTCGGGTGTATTGTTGCTATTTTTAATATCCCCTTTTTTTTCATATATGTTTAACTTCTTCAGTATAAAATCATATCGATGGACTTTTGTAATTATTTTATATATCTGTTTTTTAGCGGCTAGAGCATTGGACTTGATTTTTGAAAAAAATGGTTGCAAAATGCGCTTTCCATATTATTTGTTTTTTATCTTTGGAGGGCTATTTACAATATTATGCTGTTTGAAGTATTTTGACTGGAGTATAGGAGTAGTTAAACAACTGATATTTTTATTCACAGTAACTTCAGGATTATTTGTTTGTTATTTTTTTATTCTAAGATTATCCCTCAGAGATAAAAGAAAAGTATTACCCATAATTGGCATCTTAGTTTTGGCTTTAACAGAGTTAAGCTCTTTTGCTTATTTATCAGTTAACTTAAATAGAGTTCTACTTAAGAAAGAAGTTTTAACTCAAAAACAAGGATATAATGACTACACTACAGAGGCTATAACATATATAAATGATACAGACGCGACCGCATACAGAGTTGATAAGACATATGATTCTATTTTTCTTAATGACCCGGTAATGCAAGGGTATGCTGGTGTAAAGGGATACAACTCGTTAAATCACCCAAGTTATATAGATTTCCTTAAAACTTTAGAAGTTCCTTTTAAGCGAAGAGACCATTTGAATTATTTAACCGGTTTAGATTCAAGAAGGGAATTATATGCTTTGCTAAGCGTTAAATACATTTTGGATAAAGAAAATGTTATTTCTGATGAATCTAATTTAATATATAAAACGGGTGATGTTAGCATATGGGAGAATAATTATTACCTTCCATTTGGTTTTACCTATGATACTGTTATTGATTATGAAGACTTCGTTAAGTTTCCCTCATACGAAAAAGATGTGATTTTAATGAATTCTTTTGTTATGAATAAAGAACAGGAAGAATTTAGTTATTTTAATAAGGTTAATTATAAGGGCTTATCAAATAAGACGATTAATCTTTTTGAGAAGGTAAGCAAGATAGCAAATGCTAAACAAGTAAATTCAAATAACTCAGAAGGTATAAGCTTAAAGGTGGAGAATACAGATCCGCAAATCGTAGTAACTATGGATAAAATGTTATCTCCAAGAACATCAAGTATTATTTTATCCATAGATAGTCCTTCTGATACAGAATTGCAAATTTTTTGGGCGGAGCAGCTTCAGTTTAAAGAAATAAATTCAAAAAAATTGAATATAAAAAGGGGAGAGGGCACTTACAAAGTTGACCTTGGTAATATTAGTTTTGATTCACTCAGGATTGATCCAACAAATGAAAAAAAGGATGTTGTATTAAAAAAAGCTGAGCTATCCTATATTGAATATGATATAGATGAATTTATTGAACAAAGCAAGAAGTTGTCTGAGGAAGTATTGCAAGTAGATAAGTTTACAAATGACTCTATAAGAGGAAGTATACATGTAACAAAAGAAAAAATGTTATTTTTGTCCATCCCTTACGATGAAGGCTGGAAAGCTAAGGTTAATGGAATTAACGTTCCAATTAGAAAGATAAATATTGGATTTTTAGGAATCCCATTAGAAGCTGGTTATTATACAATAGAACTTACTTATGATCCTCCCTTATTTAAAATCGGTTTATACACATCAATGATTACGTTGATTTTACTGCTAATGTACTTCTTCTACTCGAGGATGAAAAAGATGTTATAG
- a CDS encoding WbqC family protein, protein MSRVAVLQSNYIPWKGYFDIIQDVDQFIFYDDVQYTKNDWRNRNKVKTSSGSQWLTIPVNAASDMLICDVVLPNNNWAVKHFKTLEALYSKAPYFKNFKPFLEYVYLERKWVHLSELNQYLIKYISKNYLGISTGFLNSREIKSEGKKLDRLLSILKEVNAKTYISGPAAREYIIEDRFENEGIRLVYKDYNNYPKYAQFHPPFDDYVTIFDLLFHTGSDAPYYIWGWRNNENACEF, encoded by the coding sequence ATGAGTAGAGTTGCAGTGCTTCAGTCCAACTATATACCATGGAAAGGTTACTTTGACATCATTCAAGACGTAGATCAGTTTATATTTTATGATGATGTTCAATACACTAAGAACGATTGGAGAAATAGGAATAAAGTAAAAACGTCGAGCGGATCTCAATGGTTGACGATACCAGTAAATGCTGCAAGTGATATGTTAATATGTGATGTTGTTCTACCGAATAATAATTGGGCTGTAAAGCATTTTAAAACACTTGAAGCACTATATTCTAAAGCTCCTTACTTTAAAAATTTCAAGCCTTTTTTAGAATACGTCTACTTAGAACGAAAATGGGTACATCTTTCTGAGCTCAATCAATATTTGATTAAATATATTTCTAAAAATTATCTTGGCATCTCTACAGGTTTTTTGAATTCTCGAGAAATTAAAAGTGAAGGTAAAAAATTGGATAGATTGTTAAGCATATTAAAGGAAGTTAATGCGAAAACATACATATCTGGTCCTGCTGCTAGAGAATACATTATCGAAGATCGGTTCGAAAATGAGGGAATCAGGTTAGTGTATAAGGATTATAATAACTATCCTAAGTATGCTCAATTCCATCCTCCTTTTGATGATTATGTAACAATATTTGATTTGTTATTTCATACAGGTTCGGATGCCCCATATTATATTTGGGGGTGGAGAAATAATGAGAATGCGTGTGAATTTTGA
- a CDS encoding UDP-glucose/GDP-mannose dehydrogenase family protein, translating into MKITMIGTGYVGLTSGVCYSEMGHTVICADIDEEKIDQLKSNECPIYEPGLKELIIKNSSKGNLSFTTDIDEAVKLADIVMIAVGTPSLPDGSVDMFYVEEVARKIGKSINNYKIIVNKSTVPVGSADKVRHIIQSCTNIPFDVASVPEFLREGSAVNDILNGERIVIGVDSENAKDVLINTHAPFNIPIQVTDIRSAELIKYAANSFLAMKISFINEIANLAEKVGADVLEVAKGIGSDSRIGNKFLNAGIGFGGACFPKDTLGLISIAEQVGHDFAIMKEVVEVNKKQFYKVIEKLQSVYPKLSGKTVSILGLSFKPNTNDLREAPSIKIINELYNITNGHIHIKVYDPISMEEASNQLPSSVDYCHSVKDAVRDTDVAVIVTEWKEIIEQDWNSLASLMKKPVIIDGRNCLGLMHDESVTYLGIGRKKDKVKIVN; encoded by the coding sequence ATGAAAATTACAATGATAGGCACAGGATATGTTGGATTAACTTCTGGAGTATGCTATTCGGAGATGGGACATACGGTGATTTGTGCCGATATTGATGAAGAGAAAATTGATCAACTGAAAAGTAATGAATGCCCAATCTACGAGCCTGGATTAAAGGAACTCATAATTAAAAATAGTTCGAAAGGAAATTTATCTTTTACTACAGATATTGATGAAGCTGTTAAGCTGGCTGATATCGTTATGATTGCTGTAGGTACTCCGTCACTTCCTGACGGTAGTGTTGACATGTTTTATGTGGAAGAGGTTGCTCGCAAAATTGGAAAATCAATCAATAACTACAAAATAATTGTTAACAAAAGTACTGTTCCAGTAGGTTCAGCAGATAAAGTTCGTCACATTATTCAGAGTTGCACCAATATCCCATTTGATGTAGCATCAGTCCCGGAATTTTTAAGAGAAGGTTCAGCCGTGAACGATATATTAAATGGGGAGCGCATAGTCATAGGAGTAGACTCAGAAAATGCAAAGGATGTTTTAATAAATACACACGCACCTTTCAATATTCCGATTCAAGTTACAGATATTCGTAGTGCTGAACTAATTAAATATGCAGCAAATTCCTTTTTGGCAATGAAAATATCTTTTATTAATGAAATAGCAAATTTGGCTGAAAAGGTTGGCGCTGATGTTCTAGAGGTTGCTAAAGGTATTGGCAGCGACAGTAGAATCGGAAATAAGTTCCTAAATGCTGGCATTGGATTTGGAGGGGCCTGTTTTCCTAAAGACACGCTTGGATTAATTAGTATTGCGGAACAGGTTGGGCACGATTTTGCAATCATGAAGGAAGTAGTAGAAGTTAATAAGAAGCAATTTTATAAAGTAATTGAAAAGCTACAGTCAGTTTACCCTAAACTCAGTGGTAAGACTGTATCTATTTTAGGTTTGTCATTCAAGCCTAATACAAATGATCTTCGAGAAGCTCCGTCAATAAAAATTATTAATGAATTATATAACATAACGAACGGTCACATTCATATTAAGGTGTATGACCCAATATCAATGGAAGAAGCCAGTAATCAATTACCAAGCTCAGTTGATTACTGTCATTCTGTTAAAGACGCTGTTAGAGATACTGATGTAGCGGTTATTGTTACTGAATGGAAAGAGATCATTGAGCAGGATTGGAACAGTCTTGCTAGTCTAATGAAGAAGCCTGTAATTATTGATGGAAGGAATTGCTTGGGATTGATGCATGATGAGAGTGTAACTTATCTTGGTATTGGACGAAAAAAAGATAAAGTAAAAATCGTGAATTAG